The Apium graveolens cultivar Ventura chromosome 6, ASM990537v1, whole genome shotgun sequence genome contains a region encoding:
- the LOC141664545 gene encoding uncharacterized protein LOC141664545, translating to MKNPSPEYIDKIISAEISNINIDPDGYAAVKKSMLHGPCGQANTSSPYMQQGKYSKFFPKQFNDTATIGEDAYPIYRRRDRGNSVEKKGALLDNRYVIPYNRNLLVNFDTHINVELCNWARSIKYIFKYINKGPDRATAVIETAEERDEIRAYLDCRYISVCMACWRIFQFSINYRYPSVERLPFHLPGEHTVIFEENRCIENVLNIPGIKKTKFTEWLETNKRNEDARNLTYVEFPKNWIWNSKEKIWTRRKKGKAVGIIYFAHPASE from the exons ATGAAGAATCCTTCACCAGAATATATTGACAAAATAATAAGTGCAGAGATATCAAATATCAATATTGACCCTGATGGATATGCAGCGGTGAAGAAATCTATGCTTCATGGCCCATGTGGCCAGGCCAATACTTCATCACCCTATATGCAACAAGGAAAATACAGCAAGTTTTTCCCAAAACAGTTTAATGACACCGCCACAATCGGAGAGGATGCTTACCCAATTTATAGGCGTAGGGATAGAGGCAATTCCGTGGAAAAAAAGGGGGCCCTGTTGGACAATCGTTATGTCATCCCTTATAACCGAAATTTACTGGTCAATTTTGACACTCATATTAATGTGGAACTCTGCAACTGGGCAAGATcgataaaatatatatttaaatatattaataaagGGCCAGATAGAGCAACTGCAGTGATTGAGACCGCCGAGGAGAGGGATGAAATTAGAGCATATCTTGACTGCAG GTACATATCGGTATGCATGGCTTGCTGGAGGATCTTTCAGTTTAGCATCAACTACAGGTACCCATCAGTTGAACGACTACCTTTTCACCTGCCTGGTGAGCATACTGTTATATTTGAGGAAAATAGATGCATTGAGAATGTGCTCAATATACCTGGAATTAAAAAGACTAAATTCACAGAATGGTTAGAGACAAACAAGAGGAATGAAGATGCACGCAATTTAACTTATGTGGAGTTCCCCAAGAACTGGATTTGGAATTCTAAGGAAAAAATATGGACCAGGCGGAAAAAGGGAAAGGCCGTTGGCATAATATACTTTGCGCATCCAGCAAGTGAATAG